The genome window CGCCAGCAGTGCATGCGCCATCGCTGCGCAGTCGCGCAACACGCCGCCTGTGTCCTCAGCGGCCGTCCACAATGACTGAAACCAGGTGTGCAGGGGCAGTAACCCTTGCGGTGGCGATGGCCGTGGCGCATGCAGCCGGGCCACCGTGGCGCAGGCAATCCGGCTGGCTTGATCATCCTGCCCATTGAGGGCCATGCGCATCAGGGAACCCGGGCCGGTGGCCCGCTCCATCAACAACGCCACGTCGTCATGGGCATACACCTGGGCGGCACCCTCGCCCGACCACCAGCTCATCAACTGCCCGCCGAGCTGCTCTTCTGAAGTGTGAGCAATTTTCAACATCGCCGGCTGGCCTTGCCAGCGCACGGGCAACAGGTGACTGCCGGGCGTCACGACGGGGACGCCATCAACCTTCAGGTTCCAGGATTGCAAATAGCGCTCGAACATGTGAGTGGATCCTCGTAGTGGCCTGCAAAAATGACACCCAGTCATTTTTGATCAAAAGGTCGACTAATTCCGATTTTTTTCATTTTATTCAAGCCATTGAGCAAAGTTGGTACAGCCTGTGCAAACGTTTGCGGAACGAACTTGGCTGCCAAGTTCACCGTTACCCGAGGTATCGGGTTCAAACCGCGTACGAATAGGGACTTTCAATGCACCCCACCTCAAGGCGTCCTGCTTCCTTTGGTGTTTCCTTGCTACTGGCTGCCGTTACGGGAGTACTCAGCGCCCCCATTTTGGCGCAGGA of Pseudomonas fluorescens contains these proteins:
- a CDS encoding aminoglycoside phosphotransferase family protein: MFERYLQSWNLKVDGVPVVTPGSHLLPVRWQGQPAMLKIAHTSEEQLGGQLMSWWSGEGAAQVYAHDDVALLMERATGPGSLMRMALNGQDDQASRIACATVARLHAPRPSPPQGLLPLHTWFQSLWTAAEDTGGVLRDCAAMAHALLAAPQDVAAPQDVVVLHGDIHHDNILDFGARGWLAIDPKRVIGERGYDYANLLCNPDLPTCHDPVRFNRQVAVIAQAANLARPRLLQWVVAHAGLSAAWFLEDGERQRAAIDLEVARLAQRALAQWPRV